In the genome of Chloroflexota bacterium, one region contains:
- the lysS gene encoding lysine--tRNA ligase: MATRLNRITQQRREKLERLRGQGINPYPHRYQCSHTTQEAIALLEQHEAGQAEEKQVSVAGRIMAIRRMGKSAFADIHDGSGKIQLLFQDIDKLSREQGQLFQELDIGDFIGVQGQVIRTRTGEPTVGVKQFTLLAKSLQPLPEKWHGLSDVDTRYRQRYLDLISNPETKITFKTRSQVINAIRQYLNEHDFIEVETPVLQPSPGGALARPFVTHHHALDQDFYLRIAPELHLKRLIVGGLDRVYELGRIFRNEGVSTRHNPEFTMLESYQAYADYNDVMDMLEEMVAWVSKKVMGTTKIKYGDYSINFKPPWPRLTLREAVEQYSGIDFVTYPTADGLRDRMKDKMKALGLKVDPEKNWAKLVDELISTFVEPSLIQPTFLKDYPVSMSPLAKTKPGEDRVVERFEAFAGGMEIANAFSELNDPQEQRQRFVQQKKERHEKDEESWTIDEDYLLALEYGMPPAGGLGVGIDRLVMLLTNQQSIREVILFPQLREKP; this comes from the coding sequence ATGGCGACCAGACTGAACCGCATAACTCAGCAGCGCCGTGAGAAGCTGGAACGGCTTCGTGGACAGGGCATCAATCCCTACCCGCACCGCTACCAGTGCAGCCATACCACCCAGGAGGCTATTGCGCTGCTCGAGCAGCACGAGGCGGGGCAGGCCGAAGAGAAGCAGGTCAGCGTTGCCGGGCGGATTATGGCCATCAGGCGGATGGGGAAAAGCGCTTTCGCGGATATCCACGACGGCTCGGGCAAGATACAGCTGCTTTTTCAAGATATAGATAAACTTTCCAGAGAGCAGGGCCAGCTTTTCCAGGAACTGGATATCGGTGATTTCATCGGTGTGCAAGGACAGGTAATCCGTACCAGGACCGGCGAGCCGACCGTCGGCGTGAAGCAGTTCACCCTGCTCGCCAAGTCGTTGCAGCCGCTGCCGGAAAAGTGGCACGGCCTCAGCGATGTTGACACGAGATATCGGCAGCGCTACCTTGACCTCATCAGCAACCCGGAGACCAAGATAACTTTCAAGACCCGCAGCCAGGTCATCAATGCCATACGGCAGTATCTCAACGAGCACGACTTTATTGAAGTGGAAACGCCGGTGCTACAGCCATCGCCCGGGGGAGCATTGGCCCGACCCTTCGTCACCCATCACCATGCCCTCGACCAGGACTTCTATCTGCGCATCGCGCCGGAACTCCACCTCAAGCGACTTATCGTCGGGGGACTGGACAGGGTCTATGAACTGGGTCGCATCTTCCGTAATGAAGGCGTCTCCACCAGGCATAACCCCGAGTTTACCATGCTGGAAAGCTACCAGGCCTACGCCGATTACAACGACGTTATGGATATGCTCGAGGAAATGGTAGCCTGGGTGAGCAAAAAGGTGATGGGCACTACCAAGATTAAATACGGCGATTATAGTATAAACTTCAAGCCTCCCTGGCCACGCCTCACCCTGCGCGAAGCCGTTGAGCAGTACAGCGGCATTGACTTCGTCACGTACCCCACCGCCGACGGCCTGCGGGACCGGATGAAGGACAAAATGAAGGCCCTCGGGCTTAAGGTCGACCCGGAGAAAAACTGGGCCAAGCTGGTGGACGAACTTATCTCCACCTTCGTTGAGCCGAGCCTTATCCAGCCCACTTTCCTCAAGGACTACCCGGTATCGATGTCGCCGCTGGCCAAGACCAAGCCCGGGGAGGACCGCGTTGTGGAGCGCTTTGAAGCATTTGCCGGCGGCATGGAAATCGCCAACGCTTTTTCTGAACTCAATGACCCGCAGGAGCAGCGGCAGCGCTTTGTCCAGCAGAAGAAGGAGCGCCACGAGAAAGACGAGGAAAGCTGGACCATTGACGAGGACTACCTGCTGGCCCTGGAATACGGCATGCCCCCGGCCGGTGGTCTGGGAGTTGGTATCGACCGCCTGGTGATGCTGCTCACCAACCAGCAATCAATCAGGGAGGTTATCCTGTTCCCGCAGCTCAGGGAAAAACCATAA
- a CDS encoding NIPSNAP family protein, whose amino-acid sequence MLYELRVYEIIPLRMKDINDRFARHTTRIWERIGIRPVGFWENVIGPSNTLTYILAWESLKERQEKWDAFVSDPEWLKVMEETHKNGSIVLKSTNTIMRPTSYSPMQ is encoded by the coding sequence ATGCTTTATGAACTAAGGGTCTATGAGATTATTCCGCTTAGAATGAAGGACATCAATGACCGATTTGCGAGGCATACCACGAGAATCTGGGAGAGGATAGGTATTCGCCCCGTAGGTTTCTGGGAGAACGTAATAGGTCCAAGCAACACACTGACTTATATCCTTGCCTGGGAGAGCCTCAAAGAACGCCAGGAAAAGTGGGATGCTTTTGTAAGTGACCCCGAATGGCTCAAGGTGATGGAAGAAACACATAAAAATGGATCGATAGTCCTTAAAAGTACCAACACGATTATGCGGCCAACATCCTACTCACCCATGCAGTAA
- the recO gene encoding DNA repair protein RecO, translating into MSKSRTYQTEAIIIKKTKLGEADVIFTLYTPHLGKIQAFAKSVRKTKSKMAGHLELLTYSQVSLARGRNLDTIIGSQTINGFLPLKSDLWLTSCGLYAIELVNQFTADSVENLALFQLLRATMEQLCLTGNRDLALRYFELHLLDEVGYRPQLQQCVSCQKPLEPVDNSFSPGSGGMLCPDCAVNHPSSYPLSVNAQKVLRLLQDSDYSAVDRLKIDAGLSRELNRVISNYLKYLLEREVKSAAWLDTLREQMK; encoded by the coding sequence ATGTCAAAGTCGCGTACCTATCAGACAGAAGCCATCATCATCAAAAAGACCAAGCTGGGGGAGGCCGATGTCATTTTCACCCTCTACACGCCGCACCTCGGCAAGATACAGGCTTTTGCCAAAAGCGTCCGCAAAACAAAGAGCAAGATGGCTGGACACCTGGAGCTCCTTACCTACAGCCAGGTTTCACTGGCCAGAGGGCGCAATCTGGATACCATCATCGGCAGCCAGACCATCAACGGCTTCCTGCCCCTGAAAAGCGACCTCTGGCTCACCTCCTGCGGGCTCTACGCCATTGAACTGGTCAACCAGTTTACCGCCGACAGCGTTGAAAACTTAGCCCTGTTCCAGCTACTGCGGGCAACAATGGAGCAGCTATGTCTGACAGGCAATAGAGACCTGGCATTGCGCTATTTTGAACTACATCTCCTCGATGAAGTCGGCTACCGACCTCAACTTCAGCAGTGCGTTTCCTGCCAGAAACCGCTGGAACCGGTGGACAACTCGTTCAGCCCCGGTTCCGGTGGTATGCTGTGCCCGGACTGCGCTGTAAACCATCCGTCAAGCTACCCGCTTTCCGTCAATGCGCAGAAGGTATTGCGCCTTCTTCAGGACAGCGACTATAGCGCGGTCGACCGTCTGAAAATAGATGCCGGGCTTTCCCGGGAGCTGAATCGAGTAATCAGCAATTACCTCAAATACCTCCTGGAACGGGAAGTTAAGTCGGCCGCCTGGCTGGATACGCTGCGGGAGCAGATGAAATAA
- a CDS encoding class I SAM-dependent methyltransferase, translated as MDKKTYWDKRFQDEGYVWGTSPSQTAARAVEIFRKNGVQRILVPGSGYGRNTKLFSESGFDVTGIEISEVASEMAREYDPQTRTRSGSALDMSFAPEQYDAIYCYNVLHLFREKERKLCLKQCADKVRDDGLLFFVVFSEKEPSFGKGQEVEKNTFESRPGRPVHYFAEAELRDYFKDFQIIESGIAEDTENHGEGPHTHVLLYILARKPG; from the coding sequence ATGGATAAGAAAACTTACTGGGATAAGCGGTTTCAGGACGAGGGCTATGTGTGGGGCACATCACCGAGCCAGACCGCCGCGCGTGCAGTAGAGATATTTCGCAAAAATGGAGTGCAAAGGATTCTGGTTCCCGGTTCTGGATACGGACGAAATACAAAACTTTTTTCGGAATCCGGCTTTGATGTTACCGGCATTGAAATATCAGAGGTCGCCTCTGAAATGGCCAGGGAATACGACCCGCAGACCAGGACTCGCAGCGGCTCCGCCCTGGACATGTCCTTCGCTCCTGAGCAATACGATGCCATATACTGCTATAATGTCCTGCATCTTTTCCGTGAGAAAGAGAGAAAATTATGTTTAAAGCAGTGCGCCGATAAAGTAAGAGACGACGGATTACTGTTCTTCGTTGTTTTCTCGGAAAAAGAGCCGAGCTTTGGCAAGGGCCAGGAAGTGGAAAAAAACACCTTTGAAAGCCGACCAGGAAGACCGGTGCATTACTTTGCCGAAGCCGAACTGCGCGATTATTTTAAAGATTTTCAGATAATTGAGTCAGGAATCGCCGAAGATACGGAGAACCACGGAGAAGGTCCACACACTCACGTCCTTCTATATATTCTGGCACGGAAACCCGGGTAG
- the recR gene encoding recombination mediator RecR encodes MEQNVLPHADVIDNLIQEFNKLPGIGPKSAQRIVFYLLRAGDEQSKFLAEAILSLKRKITLCSTCFNVTESDPCSLCRNDKRDPSQICIVEQPQDILAIEHTGIYHGMYHVLHGAISPTEGVGTEDIRVRELMNRLKDGSVKEIILATNPNLEGEQTAMYLSHLITPLGIRVTRLARGLPFGTELEYADDVTLTQAIEGRQEF; translated from the coding sequence TTGGAGCAGAACGTTCTTCCCCATGCTGATGTAATCGATAATCTCATTCAGGAGTTCAATAAACTGCCCGGCATCGGGCCGAAGAGTGCCCAGCGTATCGTCTTCTATCTGTTGCGTGCCGGTGATGAGCAGAGCAAATTCCTTGCCGAAGCGATACTTTCCCTGAAGCGCAAGATAACCCTCTGCTCGACCTGTTTTAACGTAACCGAATCTGACCCCTGCTCCCTCTGCCGCAATGACAAGCGTGACCCCAGCCAGATATGTATTGTTGAGCAGCCTCAGGACATTCTGGCTATAGAGCACACGGGTATTTATCACGGAATGTATCATGTTTTACACGGTGCTATTTCCCCCACCGAAGGCGTCGGCACGGAGGATATCAGGGTAAGAGAACTGATGAACCGACTTAAAGACGGTTCGGTGAAGGAAATTATCCTGGCCACCAACCCCAACCTTGAGGGAGAGCAGACCGCCATGTATCTGAGCCACCTGATAACGCCGCTGGGTATCAGGGTTACCCGTCTTGCACGCGGGCTGCCTTTCGGCACCGAACTTGAATACGCGGATGACGTCACCCTCACGCAGGCTATTGAGGGCAGGCAGGAATTTTAG
- a CDS encoding YbaB/EbfC family nucleoid-associated protein has product MNKFMFQQAQKLQAKLAQAQEELSSLTVEGSSGGGAIKVTMNGQQKIQSVEISPEVVNPEDVELLQDLVLTAVSEALAKSQELATKHLGGLTGDFKIPGLT; this is encoded by the coding sequence ATGAACAAGTTCATGTTCCAACAGGCCCAGAAACTCCAGGCAAAACTGGCCCAGGCTCAGGAGGAATTGAGCAGCCTGACCGTCGAAGGCAGTTCTGGGGGTGGTGCCATTAAAGTCACCATGAACGGGCAGCAAAAAATACAGTCGGTCGAAATATCACCAGAGGTGGTCAATCCGGAAGACGTTGAACTCCTGCAAGACCTGGTACTGACCGCGGTCAGTGAAGCCCTGGCCAAGTCCCAGGAATTGGCGACCAAGCACCTCGGAGGGCTCACCGGCGATTTCAAAATTCCCGGTTTAACCTGA
- the dnaX gene encoding DNA polymerase III subunit gamma/tau: MASQVFYRRWRPQTLAEVVGQEQVTKTLQNALISNHVSHAYLFCGPRGTGKTSTGRILAKAVNCLTNEGKGEPCNSCEMCQATTEGRALDVIEIDAASNTGVDNIRNLRERVNYAPNQARYKVYIIDEVHMLSTSASNALLKTLEEPPPHVIFVLATTEVHKVLPTIMSRCQRFDFRRISQNDVVTKLTQIGKKETIKIEPEALKLIARAATGSLRDAENLLEQLTTYYGKKVTLMQAQTILGITGDWRAKEMVRHIVNNDVTAGVSTINGINSDGLDLRQFNRELVAYLRALLLVKTGSAESIDLPAEDIEELKELAGKASLSQILKAVKLFGQLDLGLDNYSTLPLELALVDAILPSAKEPPMVKAEPEARQPMKPVVTETPPLSPEKPAAKEELPRKPAVEQKLEPEPAPAIESVPAPEPEEEKGEPEPEPESELEPAPAPASTEAAPSIPTEAGGEEIENLQLNWLKFIRDAPSSMSRTPAAALLRSAKPKAVENNTIILSFKFPLHKENMEKTDNQQIAEQIISNFLGRACRVRCVHEPEANHLIEEALKIGAQIIESEEK; encoded by the coding sequence CGGTAAGACCAGTACTGGACGCATTCTCGCCAAGGCAGTCAATTGTCTCACCAATGAAGGCAAGGGCGAACCCTGCAATTCCTGTGAGATGTGCCAGGCAACTACCGAAGGCAGAGCCCTGGATGTCATCGAAATCGACGCTGCCAGCAATACCGGCGTGGACAACATCCGGAACCTCCGAGAAAGGGTCAATTACGCGCCAAACCAAGCACGCTACAAGGTCTATATCATTGATGAAGTACACATGCTGAGTACCAGTGCGTCCAATGCGCTGCTCAAAACCCTTGAAGAGCCGCCGCCGCATGTCATCTTTGTCCTGGCCACCACCGAGGTGCATAAAGTCCTCCCCACCATTATGTCGCGCTGCCAACGCTTTGATTTTCGACGCATATCCCAGAACGATGTGGTGACCAAACTGACCCAAATCGGCAAGAAAGAGACCATTAAAATCGAGCCAGAGGCTCTGAAGCTCATCGCCAGGGCCGCTACCGGCAGCCTGCGAGACGCGGAAAACCTTCTGGAACAGCTAACGACCTACTACGGTAAAAAAGTCACCTTAATGCAGGCCCAGACAATCCTGGGCATCACCGGCGACTGGCGAGCCAAAGAGATGGTGAGGCACATTGTCAATAACGATGTTACCGCCGGGGTATCGACCATAAACGGCATCAACAGCGATGGCCTTGACCTGCGCCAGTTCAATCGCGAACTGGTGGCATATCTCAGGGCGCTGCTCCTGGTGAAAACCGGCTCTGCCGAATCGATAGACCTGCCCGCCGAGGACATTGAAGAATTGAAGGAACTGGCCGGCAAGGCTTCCTTATCTCAGATATTAAAGGCGGTAAAGCTCTTCGGGCAGCTTGACCTCGGCCTCGATAATTATTCCACGCTGCCGCTGGAGCTTGCGCTGGTGGACGCAATCCTGCCTTCCGCCAAAGAACCGCCGATGGTAAAGGCAGAACCTGAAGCACGCCAGCCGATGAAACCGGTGGTCACAGAAACGCCACCACTCTCACCAGAAAAGCCAGCGGCTAAAGAAGAGCTTCCCCGCAAACCAGCGGTGGAGCAGAAGCTTGAACCAGAACCGGCGCCTGCAATAGAATCAGTCCCAGCGCCAGAACCGGAAGAGGAAAAAGGTGAACCGGAACCGGAACCAGAATCAGAATTAGAACCAGCGCCTGCGCCGGCTTCGACCGAAGCTGCCCCGTCAATCCCCACTGAAGCCGGTGGTGAGGAGATTGAAAACCTGCAACTGAACTGGCTGAAATTCATCCGTGACGCCCCATCCAGCATGAGCCGAACCCCCGCCGCCGCCCTGCTCAGAAGTGCCAAACCGAAAGCCGTTGAGAATAATACCATTATCCTGTCGTTCAAGTTCCCGCTGCACAAGGAAAATATGGAGAAGACGGACAATCAGCAGATAGCGGAGCAGATAATCAGCAACTTCCTGGGTCGTGCCTGCCGCGTTCGCTGCGTCCATGAGCCGGAGGCAAACCACCTTATCGAAGAAGCCCTGAAGATAGGTGCCCAGATAATTGAATCGGAGGAGAAATGA